CCAGCGTCTCGCGCGAGCGCTTCACATCGGGCCAGTCCCGCTTGAAATCGGCGACGAGCTGCTTCAGAGCATCGCCCTTCAGCATCGCCGCGAGCGCTGCTTCGTCGTCGAACTGATACATGGCCTGGTGCAGCGAGGGATCGTCCAGGCTCCAGAACCGCCAGGCTTTGCTCACGCCGAACGCCTTCACCGCGTCGGGCACATGCTCGGTCTCGTACCACCGGTCGAAGGCGGCGCGCTTGTCGGCATCGGCGACGATGGCGCGGACGACGAAGTAGGCAGCGGGCATCGGGTTTCCTCCTGTTGTTTGGCCTCAGCATAGACGGTTATAGTGGCGGCAACAAAAAGCCCGCGCGGCGGATTTTACGCTGCGCCTACCTAAGGGAAGGAACGGCCATGCGCAGGATCATCTCGGGTCTCGTTGCGATCACCTGCCTGTGGCCGGCGGTATCAGTCGCCGAAATCGTACGCTTCGATGTTCTGGAACGCGTGCCCGCCTTTGACGGGCGCAGCTTTGGCAATGTCGGCACCTATGAACGCATCACCGCGCGCGCGACCTTCGCGCTCAACCCGGCCGACGATCGCAATGCCGTCATCACCGACCTTGCGCTCGCGCCGCGCAATGCCGACGGCAAGGTCGAGGCCACCGCCGACGTCGTGATCCTCAGGCCCAGCGATCCCACGCATGGCAACGGCACGCTGCTGCTGGAGGTGCCCAATCGCGGCCGCAAGCTGGCGCCCCAACTGTTCGACGATTCCGCCCAGCCCGGCGCCAACAATGCCGACAAGGCCGAGGATGCCGGCATCGGCTTCCTGCATCGCCAAGGTTTTACGATGGTCTGGGTCGGCTGGCAGGGCGACATTCCCTCCAAGCCCGGCCAGATGGCGCTGGCCGCACCGGTGATCAAGAACATCAGTGGTCCCGCGCGCGAAGAATTCGTCTTCGACAACACGACCAATCCCGCGCGTGCCACGCTGACCTGGCCGGCGGCTGAGGCCGCCAACCTCCACGTCACCGTGCGCGCCGCCTGGGCCGATGCGCGGCAGACGCCATCAGGCCTTTCGGCAAAACTCGTCGATCCCACTGCGGTGGAGATCACGCGCCCTGATGGCTTTGATGCCGGCGCGCTCTACGAGATCACCTACACCGCGCGCGATCCGGTGCCGCTCGGCATGGGCTATGCCGCGGTGCGCGACGTCGTCAGCTTCCTCCGCCATGACGAGACGCAGGCCAACCCGCTGCTCAATGGTTTGCATCCATCGGTGAGCCGCGCGATCGGCTTCGGCGTCTCGCAATCCGGCCGCTTCCTGCGCGACTTCCTCTATCTCGGCTTCAACGAGGACCTATCGGGCCGCACCGTGTTCGACGGATTGATGCCGCATGTCGCGGGCACGCGGCGGATGGCGACCAACGTCCGCTTCGGCCAGCCCGGCCGCAACCCGCGCCATCTCCAGGACCCGGCCTGGCAGGCCGATCTCTTCCCGTTCACCTATGCGAGCCTCAGCGATCCCTATTCGGGCAAGACCGACGGCCTGCTCCGCCGCTGCTCGCTCTCGGCGACCTGCCCGAAGGTGATGCAGACCGACAGCGAGCACGAATGGTGGGCCTCGCACGCTTCGCTCCTGGTCACCGATCTCGCCGGCAACCATCTCGATCTTCCCGACAATGTCCGCGCCTACATGATCTCGGGCACGCCGCATTTTGCGGAAGCCGCCGACGTGATGAAGAAGGGCGTGCCGGCGATGTCGCTGCCGCAGAACCCTGTTCATGCGGGCATGCCGATGCGCGCGCTGCTCACCGACCTCAATGCCTGGATCAGCGACGGCGTCAGGCCGCCGGCAAGCCGCGTCCCCATGCGCGCCCACGGCACGCTCGTGCCGGCGCAAGGCGCCGTGCCCACCGATATCCCCGGCCTGCCCTATGCCGGCATCCACACGCTCGCCGCCTTCTCCGACCAGAGCGTGCTGCCGCCGAAGGAGATCAGCCGCTATCCCGTGTTCGTGCCGAAGGCGGATGATGACGGCATGGCCATCGCAGGCATCCGCCAGCTCGCTCTCGCCGTCCCGCGTGCGACCTACACGGCATGGAATCCGCGCGCGCAGGGGTTTGGGCCGACAGCGCTCTATCCATTGCAAGGCGCGGTGGTGCCGTTCGCGCCGACGGAAGCCGCGCGGAAGGAAGTGCATGATCCCAGGCTGTCGATTGCGGAGCGCTATGCCGACGACGGCGCGTATGTCGCCGCGGTGAAGCGCGAGGCAGCGCGGCAGGTGGCGGAGCGGATTTTGCTGCCGGAGGATGCCGAACGCGCGGTGGAGGCCGCGAAGCAAGGCAAGCTGGCGAAGCTTGGGCCATGAGCACCGGCCCGTAGGATGGGTAGAGCGCAGCGAAACCCATCATTCCACCCGCGGGAATAGCGTTGATGGGTTTCGCTTCGCTCTACCCATCCTACGAGATCGCCTTTTTTTCTGTCCCCGCTGTCGGAACGTCCGCTCCTCATCCGTCCTATGCCCAGACAACACGGAGCCCCCACATGCCCAATCTCATCCTCACCACCTTCGACTGGGTTCCCGAGATGCCCCGCGGCTTCGTGCGCGACCTTCGTGTACGCTGGGCGCTGGAAGAAGCAGCCCTGCCCTACCGCGTCGCGAGCGTGCCGTTCAACCCGCGCGATGCCGCGCACTTCGCGCATCAGCCGTTCGGCCAGGTGCCGTGGCTGACCGACGGCGACCTCTCGATCTTCGAGAGCGGCGCGATCCTGCTGCATCTGGGTCAGCGCAACCCCGAACTGATGCCGACCGATCCCCGCGGCCGTAACGAAGCGATGGAGTGGGTGTTCGCCGCGCTTAATTCGGTGGAGATGCCGGCCCTGCCCTGGACGATGTTCAAGTTCACCGGCAGTTTCGATGGCTCGCCTGCCGTGAAGTTCGTCGACGACTTCCTGAAACTCCGCCTCAAGCACATGGAGACGGTGCTTGCGACGCGCGAATGGCTGGCGGGGTCCTTTTCCGTCGCCGACATCCTGATGTCGGACGTGCTGCGCGTCGTCGATAAGTTCGGCGGCTTGTCGGAGCACCCGGCCTGCCGCGACTACGTCGCGCGCGCCACGGCTCGCCCGGCGTTCGCCAAAGCCCACGCCGACCAGCTGGCGCATTTTGCCGCGGCCGATGCGGCGCGACGATAGAACGGAACAGCTCGTAGCTCTCAGGATGGGTGAAGCGAAGCCGTAACCCACCTGGGTCTGCCCGAACGAATGGAGACGTGGTGGGTTACGCTGGCGCTAACCCACCCTAAAGCGCGATGGCATGAAGATGAATCACCATCGCGCTTTAGGTTATTGTTTGAGCACGATCTTTTCGGAAAACCGCTACGCACTTTTCCGGATCATGCTCTGCGCACCTCTACGCCTCGCCGCTTCACACCAACTTCATTGGCGCATCGCCTTGCGGTTCCCGCGCACGCGGCGTAGCCTTCCACCACAGGTAGCTCGTTCGAAAGTGATCTGTCGGGTTCGGCCTAGCAGGAGGAAGCGATGGTGGACCAGGTCTCATCTCAGGTCTCATCTCAGGTCTCGTGGCAGCTTTCCGGTGACTATTTCGAAAATTGCAGTTGCAGCATTGTGTGCCCGTGCCTCGTGTCCGCGGCTGCCCCGCTGACCGCGCGACCGACCGAGGGCTTCTGCAACGTGCCGCTGATCTTCCACATCGAGACCGGCCGTTACGGCGACGTCGCACTCGACGGACTGAACGTCCTAGTCATTCTCCATGCGCCCGGAGTCATGGCTGACGGGGACTGGTCGCAGGCCACCTATGTCGATCAGAGCGCCGACGACCAGCAGACCGAGGCGCTGGCTGCGATCTTCAGCGGCGCGGCCGGTGGTCCCATGGCCGCGTTCGTACCGCTGATCAGCAAGAACCTCGGCGTGAAGAAGGTCCCGATCTCATTCCGGATCGACGGCAAGACGCGGTCCGCGGAAATCCCGGGCATTCTCCAGATGTCCGTCGAGCCGTTGCCGACCATGCACCCGAGCGGCGAAATGTGGGCCAACATCGGTCACCCCGTCAGTCCCGACAGGATGGTGATGGCGGTCGGCGCCGCCGGCAATACCTACAGCGATCATGGCATGCGCTGGGACAATTCCGGCAGGAACGGCCTCTATGCGCCGATCCAGTGGTCGAACCAGGCTTGATGCCGCTCCTGATGTGACGGTCTGCGGGAAGGCCGGCAACACGCATCACAAATGACCGACAGCGCTCTCGAAACTGTGCTGCGCCACGACCGCTGGATCGTCGGCAGCGCGATCCTGATCATCGTCGTGCTGGCATGGGCCTATGTGCTCTGGCTCGCCAACGACATGGACATGGGCGGCATGGACATGACCGGCTTCCGCATGATTCCGGCGGGGATCGGCATCATGTTGCCCGCCAGCGAGCCGTGGCGAACGATCGAGTTCGCCTACGTGTTCCTGATGTGGGCGGTGATGATGGTCGGAAT
The genomic region above belongs to Bradyrhizobium arachidis and contains:
- a CDS encoding DUF1326 domain-containing protein, which translates into the protein MVDQVSSQVSSQVSWQLSGDYFENCSCSIVCPCLVSAAAPLTARPTEGFCNVPLIFHIETGRYGDVALDGLNVLVILHAPGVMADGDWSQATYVDQSADDQQTEALAAIFSGAAGGPMAAFVPLISKNLGVKKVPISFRIDGKTRSAEIPGILQMSVEPLPTMHPSGEMWANIGHPVSPDRMVMAVGAAGNTYSDHGMRWDNSGRNGLYAPIQWSNQA
- a CDS encoding alpha/beta hydrolase domain-containing protein, with product MRRIISGLVAITCLWPAVSVAEIVRFDVLERVPAFDGRSFGNVGTYERITARATFALNPADDRNAVITDLALAPRNADGKVEATADVVILRPSDPTHGNGTLLLEVPNRGRKLAPQLFDDSAQPGANNADKAEDAGIGFLHRQGFTMVWVGWQGDIPSKPGQMALAAPVIKNISGPAREEFVFDNTTNPARATLTWPAAEAANLHVTVRAAWADARQTPSGLSAKLVDPTAVEITRPDGFDAGALYEITYTARDPVPLGMGYAAVRDVVSFLRHDETQANPLLNGLHPSVSRAIGFGVSQSGRFLRDFLYLGFNEDLSGRTVFDGLMPHVAGTRRMATNVRFGQPGRNPRHLQDPAWQADLFPFTYASLSDPYSGKTDGLLRRCSLSATCPKVMQTDSEHEWWASHASLLVTDLAGNHLDLPDNVRAYMISGTPHFAEAADVMKKGVPAMSLPQNPVHAGMPMRALLTDLNAWISDGVRPPASRVPMRAHGTLVPAQGAVPTDIPGLPYAGIHTLAAFSDQSVLPPKEISRYPVFVPKADDDGMAIAGIRQLALAVPRATYTAWNPRAQGFGPTALYPLQGAVVPFAPTEAARKEVHDPRLSIAERYADDGAYVAAVKREAARQVAERILLPEDAERAVEAAKQGKLAKLGP
- a CDS encoding glutathione S-transferase family protein, with translation MPNLILTTFDWVPEMPRGFVRDLRVRWALEEAALPYRVASVPFNPRDAAHFAHQPFGQVPWLTDGDLSIFESGAILLHLGQRNPELMPTDPRGRNEAMEWVFAALNSVEMPALPWTMFKFTGSFDGSPAVKFVDDFLKLRLKHMETVLATREWLAGSFSVADILMSDVLRVVDKFGGLSEHPACRDYVARATARPAFAKAHADQLAHFAAADAARR